The Acidicapsa ligni genome has a window encoding:
- a CDS encoding polysaccharide biosynthesis/export family protein — MDSPESEVERKLTPVADEARAGSSIYSIHKLMDMATRRRWFLLSTIGGLLLLCGLYCIVAPNQYEASSTVALRIQPVSALSIDGAETVAPASILSTPMQLETLVNVLRSEQLEWRVITELKLYEKPAFSRNFGQRFSGFRAAAASPEAQEYLLSTFGKRLHVRTLPRTLLVEISYRSKDPAMSAAVVNTLVRSYMELESKAHVDATDKASGWLEGQLTILTAQVKRNETHLAEFERQHEFMSAEQAVPGGASVESLHESATLQVDEVGRLLATASGDRILREALYREAQLGNPEQVLAANPEVQAEMGASGATMAQQLRMRASELDVELAQLRVEHGPKFPRVVELERAMQDIDGQLKEQDANLLEAFRRTWKTAQNREQLLQGQLDARTADGIRQNSAMIEYAALHEQVVAGRELCSRLQRRIDEAGLSAGVRASSIVVVDYARQPFKSVAPNAALYLAITFVTGLWLAMGGALLLDGLDALRQTRVRRLAALLVALAMSGLSGYGQAPTPNTSGLPSGVVRLPKDEPLSRAPDPKQAPAVWNAVAPSGTALETDTVPRPGGVAMVLPIGAGDFLDVSEFHTPEFHTSVRVAADGTVLLPLVGAVKVLGLGERQASAVIEKAFVDEGMLLHPQVSVMVTSAVGQDVSVLGEVARPGVYAYTVHHRLLDLISAASGLSTNAGRLVSVYHRDDPHTAHAIVLDPSGVDSKMEHNPELAPGDTLQVSRAGLAYVIGDVVRPGGFAVDPVQGLTIVQALSLAWGATPNAAATKAILIRDQAGGRTLTTLNLRRMIRGQDPDQAVRDRDILFVPDSVAKNLMNKSLESAIQSAIGVSIYAGLVYSQRF; from the coding sequence GTGGATTCGCCTGAATCCGAAGTTGAACGAAAGCTGACACCGGTCGCTGATGAGGCGCGCGCGGGGTCGTCTATATATTCCATTCACAAACTCATGGATATGGCTACGCGACGGCGCTGGTTTTTGCTGAGTACGATCGGCGGATTACTGCTGCTTTGTGGACTGTATTGCATTGTTGCGCCGAATCAATATGAGGCTTCTTCGACGGTGGCGCTGCGGATACAGCCGGTTTCTGCGCTGTCTATCGATGGTGCGGAGACGGTTGCTCCGGCTTCGATCCTGAGCACTCCGATGCAACTGGAGACGCTGGTGAACGTGCTTCGCAGCGAGCAGTTGGAGTGGCGGGTGATTACGGAGTTGAAGCTGTATGAGAAGCCAGCATTCAGCAGGAACTTTGGGCAGAGGTTTTCGGGGTTTCGTGCGGCGGCTGCTTCGCCGGAGGCACAGGAGTATTTGCTGAGTACATTTGGCAAGCGGCTGCATGTGCGTACGCTGCCGCGGACTTTGCTGGTTGAGATCAGTTATCGAAGCAAGGATCCGGCGATGTCGGCTGCTGTGGTGAATACGCTGGTACGGAGCTACATGGAACTGGAGAGCAAAGCACATGTAGACGCCACGGATAAGGCTTCTGGGTGGCTTGAGGGGCAGCTAACGATACTGACGGCGCAGGTGAAGCGCAATGAGACGCATCTTGCTGAATTTGAGCGGCAGCATGAGTTTATGAGCGCGGAGCAGGCTGTTCCCGGAGGTGCTTCGGTGGAGAGTCTGCATGAGTCTGCGACGTTGCAGGTGGATGAGGTCGGGCGCTTGCTGGCGACGGCGAGTGGGGATCGCATTCTGCGCGAGGCTCTCTACCGTGAGGCACAACTGGGTAATCCAGAGCAGGTGCTGGCTGCGAATCCCGAGGTGCAGGCGGAGATGGGTGCGAGTGGAGCAACGATGGCGCAACAGTTGCGCATGCGAGCGAGTGAATTGGATGTAGAACTGGCGCAGTTGAGGGTGGAGCATGGGCCGAAGTTTCCGCGTGTGGTGGAGCTTGAACGCGCTATGCAGGATATCGATGGGCAACTGAAGGAGCAGGACGCGAATCTACTGGAAGCGTTTCGGCGAACGTGGAAGACGGCGCAGAATCGTGAGCAGTTGTTGCAGGGGCAACTGGATGCGCGCACGGCGGATGGGATTAGACAGAATAGCGCGATGATTGAGTACGCGGCGCTGCATGAACAGGTGGTGGCAGGGCGCGAGCTTTGTTCGCGGTTGCAGAGAAGGATTGACGAGGCGGGACTTTCGGCGGGAGTGCGTGCGTCGAGCATCGTTGTGGTGGATTATGCGCGGCAGCCGTTCAAGTCCGTGGCTCCGAATGCGGCACTATATCTGGCGATTACTTTTGTGACAGGGTTATGGCTGGCGATGGGAGGCGCGTTGTTGCTGGATGGTTTGGATGCATTGCGGCAGACGCGTGTGAGGCGGTTGGCAGCGCTGTTGGTCGCGCTGGCGATGTCGGGGTTGAGTGGCTATGGGCAGGCTCCTACGCCGAATACCTCAGGGTTGCCGAGTGGGGTGGTTCGGCTGCCGAAGGATGAACCGCTGAGTCGTGCGCCTGATCCTAAGCAGGCTCCTGCAGTATGGAATGCGGTTGCGCCGAGTGGAACTGCGTTGGAGACGGATACGGTACCTCGACCCGGCGGGGTGGCGATGGTATTGCCGATTGGTGCGGGGGATTTTCTGGATGTGAGTGAGTTTCATACGCCGGAGTTTCATACGTCGGTTCGCGTGGCGGCAGATGGAACGGTGCTGCTACCGCTGGTGGGTGCGGTAAAGGTTTTGGGGCTGGGCGAGCGGCAGGCATCGGCGGTGATCGAGAAGGCGTTTGTGGATGAGGGAATGCTGCTGCATCCGCAGGTGTCGGTGATGGTGACAAGTGCGGTGGGGCAGGATGTGAGCGTGCTGGGCGAGGTAGCCCGGCCAGGGGTGTATGCGTACACGGTGCATCACCGGCTGCTGGATTTGATTTCAGCGGCTTCGGGGCTTTCAACGAATGCGGGGCGACTGGTGAGTGTCTATCATCGCGACGATCCGCATACGGCTCATGCGATTGTTTTGGACCCGAGTGGTGTTGATAGCAAAATGGAGCACAACCCGGAACTGGCTCCGGGAGACACTTTGCAGGTGAGCCGCGCGGGACTGGCGTATGTGATTGGCGATGTGGTGCGGCCGGGTGGCTTTGCGGTGGATCCAGTGCAGGGATTGACGATTGTGCAGGCGCTGTCGCTGGCCTGGGGAGCTACTCCCAACGCGGCTGCTACTAAGGCGATTTTGATTCGCGATCAGGCGGGTGGACGCACGTTAACGACTCTGAATCTACGGCGAATGATTCGTGGGCAGGATCCGGATCAGGCGGTGCGGGATCGAGACATTTTATTCGTGCCGGATAGCGTGGCGAAGAACCTGATGAACAAGAGCCTGGAGTCGGCGATCCAGTCGGCGATTGGGGTTTCGATTTATGCAGGGCTGGTTTATTCGCAGAGGTTTTAG
- a CDS encoding ATP-grasp domain-containing protein, translating into MDALIVGRAISLMWSLPSLLSRSGFNVDAITTSSLLRVSKFVRKVDRAGSYDEMVRLAYARICNRAIPYDWVIACDDDTVRDLSRMDWPEGFEPRYLPRTEVGQLSHIYSKIGLSQVLSAGGVKTPLFRVATNCQDAVAAANELGYPVLIKADSGNGGNCVWECKNDRDVRKLEDVFKAEPMLVQRRIEGRELDLSAIYFEQKLVHFAYSVIEWSLPQFAPSVIRTYYPLPLVAEEIFEEVSTLGRVLNANGFVTIGCIEAADGSGRYYFEADMRTNVWIDFSSFYGEDEKSRIRAWFSNGAYLCKENIRGDAGCLPVTIPYFQRIALWELMVNRYHVWKYIPWTDTKMILTLLCAHAVMPVARTMMPSRLRQMVKRRMLAVGVPFP; encoded by the coding sequence ATGGATGCGTTGATTGTAGGGCGTGCGATCAGCTTGATGTGGTCGCTTCCTTCTCTTCTCTCAAGATCCGGATTCAATGTGGATGCAATTACGACGAGCAGCCTGCTGCGCGTCAGTAAGTTTGTGCGGAAGGTCGACCGAGCGGGCAGCTATGACGAAATGGTGCGGCTGGCGTACGCACGTATTTGCAATCGCGCCATTCCTTACGATTGGGTGATTGCATGTGACGATGATACTGTCCGCGATCTGAGCAGAATGGATTGGCCGGAGGGATTCGAGCCGAGGTATCTGCCGCGAACAGAGGTTGGGCAACTTTCGCATATCTATTCGAAGATTGGATTGTCGCAGGTTCTGTCGGCCGGAGGTGTGAAGACACCGCTATTTCGCGTGGCGACAAACTGCCAGGACGCTGTCGCTGCGGCCAATGAGCTTGGCTATCCGGTGCTGATTAAAGCGGACTCTGGGAATGGCGGGAACTGTGTGTGGGAGTGCAAGAACGACCGTGACGTGCGAAAGCTGGAGGATGTGTTCAAGGCTGAACCGATGCTGGTGCAGCGCAGGATCGAGGGGCGTGAGCTGGATCTTTCCGCAATCTATTTTGAGCAGAAGCTGGTGCATTTTGCTTACTCCGTGATCGAGTGGAGTCTTCCGCAATTTGCTCCATCGGTTATACGCACGTATTACCCGCTGCCGCTTGTGGCTGAAGAGATATTTGAAGAAGTGTCTACGCTTGGGCGAGTGCTGAATGCGAATGGATTTGTCACGATTGGATGTATAGAGGCGGCCGATGGCTCGGGACGATATTACTTCGAAGCCGATATGCGGACCAATGTGTGGATCGACTTTTCATCGTTCTATGGGGAGGATGAAAAGTCGAGGATTCGTGCGTGGTTCTCAAACGGAGCGTATCTGTGCAAGGAAAATATCAGGGGGGATGCTGGTTGTCTGCCGGTTACGATTCCATATTTTCAACGGATTGCGTTATGGGAGTTGATGGTGAATCGATATCACGTCTGGAAGTACATTCCGTGGACGGATACAAAGATGATTTTGACTCTGCTGTGCGCTCATGCCGTGATGCCCGTGGCCAGGACGATGATGCCGTCGCGGCTGCGGCAGATGGTGAAGCGGAGGATGCTGGCTGTAGGAGTACCGTTTCCGTAG
- a CDS encoding lipid-binding SYLF domain-containing protein, which produces MKKLITPILSICMGILIPTASFAASSHDDLQDRVDAAKIVLDQILGTPDNSIPLNILEQATCVAVIPSLKKGAFLIGAEYGRGVVTCRTGHGWSAPAFITLAGGSFGFQIGGQATDLVLVAVNDHGFQDLLKSKFKLGGDAAASAGPVGRNSQAATDWKMNAELLTYSRSKGLFAGIDLNGASVTQSMDDTTAYYGASHGFRSILKGDVPVPEGAVPFVRTVAKAFIQAKTNN; this is translated from the coding sequence ATGAAAAAACTCATTACCCCAATTCTCAGTATTTGCATGGGCATTCTTATTCCCACTGCGTCCTTTGCCGCATCGTCGCATGATGATTTGCAGGACCGTGTGGATGCGGCCAAGATTGTACTCGACCAGATTCTGGGTACGCCTGACAACTCGATTCCGTTGAACATTCTTGAGCAGGCGACGTGTGTTGCTGTGATCCCAAGCTTGAAGAAGGGCGCTTTTCTGATTGGCGCTGAGTATGGACGCGGTGTTGTTACCTGCCGCACAGGACATGGTTGGAGCGCACCGGCGTTCATTACGCTGGCGGGCGGATCCTTTGGGTTCCAGATTGGTGGACAGGCGACGGACCTGGTGCTGGTGGCGGTGAATGATCACGGATTCCAGGATCTGTTGAAGAGCAAGTTCAAGCTGGGTGGCGATGCTGCTGCTTCTGCTGGTCCAGTTGGCCGTAACTCCCAGGCGGCTACGGACTGGAAGATGAATGCGGAACTCCTGACGTATTCGCGCAGCAAGGGGCTGTTTGCCGGTATCGATCTGAACGGTGCTTCGGTTACACAAAGCATGGATGATACGACGGCTTACTACGGTGCTTCGCATGGTTTCCGCAGCATTTTGAAGGGTGATGTGCCAGTGCCTGAGGGTGCGGTTCCTTTTGTTCGTACTGTGGCCAAGGCGTTTATCCAGGCAAAGACGAACAACTAA
- a CDS encoding 3-keto-disaccharide hydrolase, which translates to MKIGIGIIAAMRLSLRRILCLLVVATAIARCGFAQQSGQIPAHGKMVKLFDGKDLSGFDVLLKSKGLNHDTDHVFQVEKGVIHVSGDDFGGIVTQKEYENYYLRAEFKWGEKTYQDRVGKARDCGILYNVTGPVAVGTDVWPRSFEFQIVEGGTGDIWLVKGASLKVKGQVVSSDENADGHQYVKSPRFGEGPWVNVAGYRDPAGEVEKPHGEWNLLELVVDHDHVRYFVNGKLVNEATDLNATKGKILFQTEGAETFYRHLEIAPLKYRLLPMCS; encoded by the coding sequence ATGAAGATTGGGATCGGGATTATTGCTGCTATGCGCCTGTCATTGAGGCGGATTCTTTGCCTTTTGGTTGTTGCGACTGCGATTGCGCGATGTGGGTTTGCTCAGCAGTCGGGGCAGATTCCTGCGCATGGCAAGATGGTCAAGCTGTTTGATGGGAAGGATCTGTCGGGCTTTGACGTACTGCTGAAATCGAAGGGATTGAATCACGATACGGATCATGTCTTTCAGGTTGAGAAGGGTGTGATTCATGTATCGGGCGATGATTTTGGCGGCATTGTGACGCAGAAGGAATATGAGAATTACTACCTGCGCGCTGAATTTAAGTGGGGCGAAAAGACTTATCAGGATCGTGTGGGAAAGGCTCGGGATTGCGGGATTCTTTACAACGTTACCGGGCCGGTTGCGGTGGGAACGGATGTGTGGCCGCGCTCGTTTGAGTTTCAGATTGTTGAGGGAGGGACGGGGGATATCTGGCTGGTGAAAGGTGCGAGTCTCAAGGTCAAGGGGCAGGTTGTGTCCAGTGACGAGAATGCCGACGGACACCAGTATGTGAAGTCACCTCGTTTTGGCGAAGGACCGTGGGTGAATGTGGCGGGTTATCGCGACCCGGCAGGCGAGGTTGAGAAGCCGCATGGGGAGTGGAATCTGCTGGAGCTGGTGGTGGATCATGACCACGTTCGATATTTTGTGAACGGCAAGCTGGTGAATGAGGCTACGGATCTGAACGCGACGAAGGGGAAGATACTTTTCCAAACCGAGGGAGCTGAGACTTTTTATCGTCATTTGGAGATTGCGCCGCTTAAGTACAGGCTTTTGCCGATGTGTTCCTGA
- a CDS encoding nucleotide sugar dehydrogenase, giving the protein MTTVLTGRLEELKRKMETREARIGIVGMGYVGLPLTLLFSAEGFRVTGFDIEAAKVATLNNGGSYIVRITPESIQQAQKAGFCATTNYADVAEMDAVIICVPTPLNEYHEPDLSYVTGTVESIAPYVKEGQLIVLESTTYPGTTEELVVPRLESGNRRNLKVARNAEDLGIHVAFSPEREDPGNDTVARHDIPKVVGGCGPAASELAAAMYGAIFRKVVPVSSPSVAEMTKLLENIYRCVNIALVNELKQLCMKMDIDIHEVIDAAKTKPFGFQAFYPGPGLGGHCIPIDPFYLSWKAKQFDFHTRFIELAGEVNTAMPYFVLDQIAAGLNEHSKSIKGSKILVLGLAYKRDVDDLRESPSLTILELLRARGAKVAYNDPYFPTVGHGRHYALNMSNTSLDNIGSYDAVVIVTDHTTYNYKEIVDQSKLVIDTRNATKGIISEKILRC; this is encoded by the coding sequence ATGACTACCGTATTGACCGGCCGTTTAGAAGAGTTAAAACGCAAGATGGAAACCCGCGAAGCCAGAATCGGCATCGTTGGCATGGGCTACGTTGGACTGCCCCTTACCCTGCTCTTCAGCGCCGAAGGCTTCCGCGTCACCGGCTTCGATATCGAGGCCGCCAAAGTCGCCACCTTGAACAATGGCGGCTCCTACATCGTCCGCATCACGCCTGAGTCCATCCAGCAAGCCCAGAAAGCCGGCTTCTGTGCGACGACTAACTATGCCGATGTCGCTGAAATGGACGCCGTCATCATCTGCGTTCCAACCCCGTTGAACGAATATCACGAGCCCGACCTCAGCTACGTCACCGGCACCGTCGAGTCCATCGCGCCCTATGTCAAAGAGGGCCAGCTCATCGTGCTCGAAAGCACCACCTACCCCGGCACCACCGAAGAGCTCGTAGTCCCGCGCCTCGAAAGCGGCAATCGCCGCAATCTCAAAGTCGCTCGCAACGCAGAGGATCTCGGCATCCACGTAGCCTTCAGCCCCGAGCGCGAAGACCCAGGCAACGACACCGTAGCTCGCCACGACATCCCTAAAGTAGTAGGCGGTTGCGGCCCCGCAGCTTCAGAACTGGCTGCAGCTATGTACGGTGCGATCTTCCGCAAAGTAGTCCCGGTCAGCTCGCCCTCTGTAGCCGAGATGACCAAGCTCCTCGAAAATATCTATCGCTGCGTCAATATCGCACTGGTCAACGAACTCAAGCAGCTCTGCATGAAGATGGACATCGACATTCACGAAGTCATCGACGCCGCCAAGACCAAACCCTTCGGCTTCCAGGCCTTCTATCCCGGCCCAGGTCTCGGTGGTCACTGCATCCCAATCGACCCGTTCTATCTCTCATGGAAAGCCAAGCAGTTCGACTTCCACACCCGCTTCATCGAGCTGGCCGGCGAAGTCAACACCGCCATGCCCTACTTCGTTCTCGACCAGATCGCCGCCGGTCTCAATGAACACTCCAAATCCATCAAAGGCTCAAAGATTCTGGTCCTGGGATTGGCGTACAAACGCGATGTAGACGATCTTCGCGAATCTCCGTCCCTGACCATCCTCGAACTCCTTCGCGCTCGCGGCGCCAAAGTCGCCTACAACGATCCTTACTTCCCCACCGTAGGCCACGGCCGCCACTACGCCCTCAACATGTCCAACACTTCGTTGGATAACATCGGCAGCTACGACGCCGTAGTTATAGTCACCGACCACACCACCTACAACTACAAAGAAATAGTCGACCAATCGAAGTTAGTGATCGACACCCGCAACGCTACCAAAGGCATAATCAGCGAAAAGATCCTCCGCTGTTAG
- a CDS encoding SDR family oxidoreductase produces MAKYLVTGAAGFIGRSIAAALIARGDSVRGVDNFATGKRANLIGLEAMEFVEGDLADLDVAKAVCTGVEVVFHEAALPSVPRSVADPIASNIACVDATVNLLWAAKEAAVRRVVYAASSSAYGDTPTLPKHEGMLPNPISPYAVAKLTGEYYMRSFARVYGLETVALRYFNVFGPYQDPTSQYSGVLAVFCRKMLAGEVPTIYGDGETSRDFTFIANTVEGNLLAAAADADKVSGRVMNVATGFRITLNEVVEVLRELTGYAGEINYASERAGDIKHSLADISLAKELLGYAPLVDFREGLRRTLEWYREAGV; encoded by the coding sequence TTGGCGAAGTATCTAGTTACAGGTGCAGCGGGGTTTATTGGCAGGTCGATTGCGGCTGCGTTGATTGCACGTGGGGATTCTGTTCGCGGGGTGGACAACTTTGCTACCGGCAAGCGGGCGAACCTGATTGGCCTTGAGGCGATGGAGTTTGTCGAGGGCGATCTCGCTGATCTGGATGTGGCGAAGGCGGTTTGTACCGGGGTAGAGGTTGTGTTTCATGAGGCGGCGCTGCCGTCGGTGCCGCGGTCGGTGGCTGATCCGATTGCTTCGAATATCGCGTGTGTCGATGCTACGGTGAATCTGCTTTGGGCGGCCAAAGAAGCGGCAGTGCGACGCGTGGTGTATGCGGCTTCTTCTTCGGCATATGGCGATACTCCAACGCTGCCGAAGCATGAGGGAATGTTGCCGAATCCGATCTCTCCGTATGCTGTGGCGAAGCTGACGGGGGAGTATTACATGCGTTCGTTTGCGCGGGTGTATGGGCTGGAGACGGTGGCGCTGCGGTACTTCAATGTGTTTGGGCCTTACCAGGATCCTACTTCGCAGTATTCAGGGGTGCTGGCGGTGTTTTGCCGGAAGATGCTGGCGGGCGAAGTGCCGACGATTTATGGCGATGGCGAGACGAGCAGGGACTTTACGTTTATCGCGAATACGGTTGAGGGAAATCTGCTGGCTGCTGCTGCAGATGCGGACAAAGTTTCGGGGCGCGTGATGAACGTGGCTACTGGGTTTCGCATCACGCTGAATGAAGTTGTCGAGGTGTTGCGCGAGTTGACTGGATATGCGGGCGAGATCAATTACGCTTCTGAGCGGGCGGGAGATATCAAGCATTCGCTGGCGGATATTTCGCTGGCGAAGGAGTTGCTGGGGTATGCGCCGCTGGTGGATTTTCGCGAGGGATTGAGGCGAACTTTGGAGTGGTATCGCGAGGCTGGGGTTTAG
- a CDS encoding amidohydrolase family protein — translation MAFLLILGASFVFHPAWGQGRLVISNITVIDGTDHPPRVHSTVVVQGKKIVSISGEGAKPLEGATVVDGTGKFLIPGLWNNDLHGPAYGEAKPQLSGLVAYGITTVRDMGASLEDILRLREATASGALVGPRLFIAGPLMEGPVPIQMSLIVDLFSEGQARDEVRTLKLHNVDYVEVDTTLTPELYWAIADEAKREGLPLVGHIPAKIAAGDIVNANQKNVEHLGGRFFNVLVACSSDEAYFNQVIAKTYDELLIAVKENRQINEPQFRADFDDRLLRTFDDSKAQRLYRLYAQKGVVQTPTLYVLNTLWQSNKDSDKLNDEDMDAGKKIFAKDLEVVGKMKRAGVTILAGTDGPYSQGGDALHSELELLVQAGLSPLQALQAASRDAAQAMGVSNEVGTIEAGKVADMVMLEADPIKSISNTRRIAGVILQGHMFTKEELSAMAAR, via the coding sequence GTGGCTTTCCTCCTGATATTGGGTGCTTCGTTTGTGTTCCATCCTGCGTGGGGACAGGGTCGACTCGTCATTTCAAATATCACTGTCATTGATGGAACTGACCATCCTCCGCGTGTACATTCCACGGTTGTCGTGCAGGGGAAGAAGATTGTCAGTATCTCTGGAGAGGGTGCTAAGCCGTTGGAAGGAGCAACGGTCGTTGATGGTACCGGGAAGTTTTTGATTCCGGGGCTCTGGAACAATGATTTACATGGTCCAGCATATGGCGAGGCGAAGCCGCAGCTTTCCGGGCTGGTTGCTTATGGAATTACTACGGTGCGAGACATGGGTGCTTCTTTAGAGGATATCCTGCGTCTTCGAGAGGCGACTGCTTCAGGAGCATTGGTTGGGCCGCGTTTGTTCATTGCAGGCCCACTTATGGAAGGGCCGGTCCCGATACAGATGTCTCTCATTGTGGATCTCTTCAGCGAAGGCCAGGCCAGAGATGAAGTCAGAACTCTCAAACTCCACAATGTCGACTATGTTGAGGTGGATACAACTCTCACTCCCGAGCTCTACTGGGCAATTGCAGATGAGGCGAAGCGCGAGGGGCTGCCGCTGGTGGGCCACATACCGGCCAAGATCGCAGCCGGAGATATCGTGAATGCTAATCAGAAAAATGTGGAGCACCTGGGCGGCCGTTTCTTCAATGTTCTCGTCGCTTGTTCCAGCGATGAGGCTTACTTCAACCAGGTTATAGCCAAAACATACGACGAACTGCTGATTGCGGTGAAGGAGAACCGGCAGATAAACGAACCTCAGTTCCGCGCTGATTTCGATGATCGGCTTCTCAGGACCTTCGACGACAGCAAGGCGCAGCGACTCTATCGGCTTTACGCACAAAAAGGTGTGGTGCAGACGCCTACTCTCTATGTTCTGAACACACTCTGGCAAAGCAATAAAGATAGTGACAAGTTGAACGATGAGGACATGGATGCGGGGAAGAAGATTTTTGCTAAAGACCTTGAGGTGGTTGGCAAGATGAAGCGTGCCGGGGTTACTATTCTCGCCGGAACGGATGGTCCATATTCCCAGGGCGGCGACGCTCTTCACAGCGAATTGGAGCTACTGGTTCAAGCAGGCTTGTCACCGCTTCAGGCTCTTCAGGCAGCTTCTCGCGACGCAGCCCAGGCTATGGGCGTATCGAACGAGGTGGGCACGATCGAAGCCGGGAAAGTTGCAGATATGGTGATGCTGGAAGCGGATCCCATCAAGAGCATATCCAATACTCGCAGAATCGCAGGCGTAATTCTTCAAGGGCATATGTTTACCAAGGAAGAGCTTTCGGCAATGGCGGCACGTTAG
- the lpxD gene encoding UDP-3-O-(3-hydroxymyristoyl)glucosamine N-acyltransferase, with translation MTIGELIERLGGELLQGNAATRLLGVQEVAAARAGDLVFGEDAAAVARAVGSAASAAVVPMGSVVADGAIAVIATKQPRLWFAKAARLLLVPEAASGVHPAAVVSPDAVLGDGISIGAGAVVGLRVSIGARSRVEAGAVIGDGVTIGSDCRIYPRAVLYARTVVGDRVIVHAGAVLGADGFGYVRDRGTGAYTQFPQQGGLVIEDDVEIGANTTIDRGALAETRIRRGVKLDNLVHIGHNCDIGEDVVIASQTGISGSSTVGKGAILAGQVGIGDHAHVGAGVILGGQAGVLSGKTLETTGTVLWGTPAKPLREYLRELATLGRLARRKRE, from the coding sequence TTGACTATCGGCGAACTGATCGAGAGGCTTGGCGGTGAGTTGTTGCAGGGGAATGCTGCGACGAGGCTTCTGGGCGTGCAAGAGGTTGCTGCGGCGCGGGCCGGTGATCTTGTTTTTGGTGAGGATGCTGCGGCTGTTGCGAGGGCTGTCGGGAGCGCTGCGAGTGCGGCTGTTGTTCCGATGGGAAGTGTGGTTGCTGACGGCGCTATTGCGGTAATTGCGACGAAGCAGCCGAGGCTTTGGTTTGCGAAGGCTGCGCGATTGCTGCTGGTGCCGGAGGCGGCCAGTGGCGTGCATCCTGCGGCTGTGGTCTCGCCGGATGCGGTGCTGGGAGATGGAATTTCGATTGGGGCTGGAGCGGTGGTCGGCCTGCGGGTTTCGATTGGAGCGCGGTCGCGGGTTGAGGCTGGAGCGGTGATTGGCGATGGCGTAACGATTGGCTCGGATTGCCGGATCTATCCTCGCGCTGTGCTCTATGCGCGGACGGTGGTTGGGGATCGAGTGATCGTTCATGCGGGTGCGGTGTTGGGAGCGGATGGGTTTGGGTATGTTCGCGATCGCGGGACTGGGGCTTATACGCAGTTTCCGCAGCAGGGCGGGTTGGTGATCGAGGACGATGTGGAGATTGGGGCTAACACTACGATCGATCGCGGGGCGCTGGCTGAGACGCGGATTCGGCGCGGGGTGAAGCTGGATAATCTTGTTCACATTGGACATAACTGCGATATCGGTGAGGATGTGGTGATTGCTTCGCAGACGGGGATCTCGGGGTCTTCGACGGTGGGCAAAGGCGCGATTCTGGCGGGGCAGGTGGGGATTGGGGATCATGCGCATGTTGGCGCTGGGGTGATTCTTGGCGGACAGGCCGGGGTGCTTTCGGGGAAGACGCTGGAGACGACGGGGACGGTGCTTTGGGGTACTCCGGCGAAGCCGCTACGGGAGTATTTGCGGGAGCTGGCTACGCTGGGGCGATTGGCGCGAAGGAAGCGGGAGTAA
- a CDS encoding lysophospholipid acyltransferase family protein, translated as MQNSLEFMLVWCVARGLGWLPRTVARAIGAVLGRVAYLMLGRLRRTGLRNLQLAMPQMPQTEREEILRRMYRNLGWQLAEFCRMERYTRANTADLIHYEGLENFLSAEAAGNGVLVLTGHLGAWELSSFYHSLMGHPMGMVIRRLDNRALDGFVNGIRCMHGNRVLHKDDFARGLLTAMRQGETVGILMDTNMTPPQGVFVDYFGTAACTASGLARVALKTGAAVVPGFLLWKAAERRYVLHFGERVEFEATDDPEADILALTQKCTSVIEAWVRRYPDQWLWIHRRWKTRPAGEAPIYS; from the coding sequence ATGCAAAATAGTCTTGAATTCATGCTGGTTTGGTGTGTTGCGCGTGGTCTTGGATGGCTGCCGCGTACGGTTGCGCGAGCGATTGGAGCGGTGCTGGGCCGGGTTGCCTATCTGATGCTGGGACGGTTGCGCAGGACAGGGTTGCGTAATCTGCAGTTGGCTATGCCACAGATGCCGCAGACGGAACGCGAGGAGATTTTGCGCCGGATGTATCGCAACCTGGGCTGGCAGCTCGCGGAGTTCTGCAGGATGGAGCGCTATACACGAGCGAACACTGCTGACTTGATTCACTACGAGGGATTGGAGAATTTTCTCAGCGCTGAGGCGGCTGGCAATGGTGTGCTGGTGTTGACGGGGCATCTGGGGGCCTGGGAGCTTTCCAGTTTTTATCATTCGTTGATGGGGCATCCGATGGGGATGGTGATTCGGCGATTGGATAACCGAGCGCTGGATGGGTTCGTCAATGGCATTCGCTGCATGCATGGGAATCGGGTGCTGCATAAGGATGACTTTGCACGCGGATTGTTGACGGCGATGCGGCAGGGCGAGACGGTAGGAATTTTGATGGACACGAACATGACTCCGCCGCAGGGGGTGTTTGTCGATTATTTTGGAACAGCGGCGTGCACGGCTTCAGGATTGGCGCGCGTGGCGTTGAAGACGGGAGCGGCGGTGGTGCCGGGCTTTCTATTGTGGAAGGCTGCGGAGCGGCGGTATGTTTTGCATTTTGGGGAGCGGGTCGAGTTCGAGGCGACGGATGATCCGGAAGCGGATATTCTTGCTCTCACGCAGAAATGCACTTCGGTGATTGAGGCCTGGGTGCGGCGGTATCCGGATCAGTGGTTGTGGATACATCGCCGGTGGAAGACGCGGCCTGCTGGGGAAGCGCCGATTTATTCCTGA